One Paenibacillus riograndensis SBR5 DNA segment encodes these proteins:
- a CDS encoding sulfite reductase subunit alpha, with the protein MTTGKVKSVCPYCGVGCGIILEVSGNRVVSITGDKEHPANFGRLCTKGSTAAAALTESGRMEYAYKRQDRGAGPERVKIDEAIRDTAQRLRAILEEHGPDALSVYVSGQMSLEAQYLINKLAKGFIRTPNIESNSRLCMAGAGNGYKLSLGADGPPGSYQDMDKTDLFFVIGANMADCHPILFLRMMDRVKAGAKLIVVDPRRTATADKADLFMQIRPGTDLALLNGLLHLLVKNGHTDPAFIARFTSGFESMEAFLEDYPPDKVSEITGIPEADIRQAAEWIGGAPEWMSCWTMGLNQSIHGTWHTNAICNLHLATGAICRPGSGPFSLTGQPNAMGGREMGYMGPGLPGQRSLVSEADRSFIEKLWEIPQGTLRSDASGGTISMFESMIAGRIKACWIICTNPVATVPNRKKVIAALEAAELVITQDSFLDTETNRYADILLPGALWAEGEGVMINSERNLTLMQQAVEPPGEAMPDWQLIARVAAEMGYAGAFAYQSSAEVYAEIQQAWNPKTGYDLRGATYARLRETPVQWPSAPDQPNDRNPIRYLNRQGGTALNEPADGSVPDIVFPTDSGKAVFWARPYMPPAEMPDSDYPFVLNSGRLQHQWHTLTKTGKVPKLNKLNPGPFVEIHPEDAEALGIKDRQPVELRSRRGQAVLPAVLSDRVRPGNCFAPFHWNDVFGAQLAVNDVTNDAVDPLSLQPELKFCSVSLVKAAGQLSGEPQAPDMGGNQPVPPAAAENAHLKEAVTMKQLDALAGLFGLEAPTAMTLDRREQAYLSGFITSLRTEAGRSASGIPVLPATAPFEPSTRYFVDGLLAGMFSRTPLPGAEPHSRQVMPSGPASSGAASEEAEAAGKLPVTILWASQTGNAEGAAIDCAKKLQQAGYDIRLVNMNQYSVSDLAKTRFALFIASTFGAGDPPDNGESFYQALRAENASLLKDLRYAVLAFGDSNYDLFCGFGKNLDTRLEELGASRLLDCAHCDTDYQEQADAWTKDISELLRGFTGRPEPSGLAAASGISSASIAASGPASPNPDQRGYHRNHPVPSRLLFKQQLNKAGSEKETRHYAFDLKSAGVQFEAGDALGVWPVNCPGLVDDLLHTLDIEPSAPVMVAGQGELPVNEALHRHFEIARIAPEMLRFIRDRTQNRQLIKLLQSENQTELKQWLWGRQLIDVLQEFPVALSAQEFLEQLKPLQPRLYSISSSPKAHPDEVHITVSTVRYGNNGNVRKGVCSTFLADLATEDTEIPIFIQKNAHFRPPVNPDAPMIMVGPGTGIAPFRGFLQERKASGAKGKNWLIFGEQREDSDFYFRGELEAFREEGFLQRLDTAFSRDQAEKIYVQHRILEHGAKIWAWLQEGAHFYVCGDARQMAKEVDAALKTVIRQHGGRTADEAHDYVKEMSLTKRYVRDVY; encoded by the coding sequence ATGACAACGGGCAAAGTGAAAAGCGTCTGTCCTTATTGCGGCGTTGGCTGCGGGATCATACTCGAAGTGTCGGGTAACCGCGTAGTCAGCATCACCGGAGATAAGGAGCATCCGGCCAATTTCGGCAGGCTGTGCACCAAAGGCAGCACGGCGGCAGCCGCACTCACGGAATCGGGCCGGATGGAATATGCCTACAAACGCCAGGATCGCGGAGCCGGGCCTGAACGAGTGAAAATAGATGAAGCTATCCGTGATACCGCGCAGCGGCTGCGGGCCATTCTGGAGGAACATGGCCCGGATGCCCTGTCCGTGTATGTGTCAGGTCAAATGTCGCTGGAGGCCCAGTATCTGATCAACAAGCTGGCCAAGGGCTTCATCCGTACCCCCAATATTGAGTCTAATTCACGCTTATGCATGGCGGGCGCTGGCAACGGATATAAGCTCTCCCTGGGAGCCGATGGGCCTCCGGGTTCTTATCAGGATATGGATAAGACGGATTTATTCTTCGTTATCGGCGCCAATATGGCCGATTGTCATCCGATTCTGTTCCTGCGGATGATGGACCGGGTGAAGGCCGGGGCCAAGCTGATTGTCGTGGACCCCCGGCGGACCGCAACCGCAGACAAAGCAGACCTGTTCATGCAGATCAGGCCCGGCACGGATCTTGCCCTGCTGAATGGACTGCTGCATCTGCTTGTTAAGAACGGACACACAGACCCGGCCTTCATCGCCCGGTTCACCTCCGGCTTTGAGAGTATGGAGGCATTTCTGGAGGACTATCCGCCGGATAAAGTGTCCGAAATTACCGGCATCCCCGAAGCCGATATCCGGCAGGCTGCCGAGTGGATTGGCGGGGCGCCGGAGTGGATGTCCTGCTGGACCATGGGTCTTAACCAGAGCATTCACGGCACCTGGCACACGAATGCCATCTGCAACCTGCATCTCGCCACAGGTGCGATCTGCCGCCCGGGGAGCGGCCCCTTCTCGCTCACCGGCCAGCCCAATGCCATGGGCGGGCGGGAGATGGGCTACATGGGGCCGGGCCTCCCCGGGCAGCGCTCCCTGGTGTCTGAGGCTGACCGCAGCTTCATAGAGAAGCTGTGGGAAATCCCCCAAGGCACCCTTCGGTCGGATGCCAGCGGCGGCACCATTTCCATGTTTGAGAGCATGATTGCAGGCAGGATCAAAGCCTGCTGGATCATCTGCACCAATCCGGTGGCTACGGTTCCCAACCGCAAGAAGGTCATCGCTGCCCTTGAGGCGGCTGAACTGGTTATTACGCAGGACAGCTTCCTCGACACCGAGACTAACCGTTATGCGGATATCCTGCTGCCCGGGGCCCTGTGGGCCGAAGGCGAAGGCGTGATGATCAACTCCGAGCGCAATCTGACCCTGATGCAGCAAGCCGTCGAGCCGCCCGGAGAGGCCATGCCTGACTGGCAGCTGATTGCCCGGGTAGCCGCTGAAATGGGCTATGCCGGGGCATTTGCCTACCAATCTTCGGCAGAGGTCTATGCCGAAATCCAGCAGGCCTGGAATCCGAAGACCGGCTACGACCTGCGCGGAGCCACGTATGCACGGCTGCGGGAAACGCCTGTGCAGTGGCCCTCTGCGCCGGACCAGCCGAACGACCGGAACCCGATCCGGTACTTGAACCGTCAGGGCGGCACTGCCCTTAATGAGCCTGCTGATGGCAGCGTTCCAGATATCGTATTTCCGACAGACAGCGGAAAAGCTGTATTCTGGGCACGCCCGTATATGCCGCCTGCAGAAATGCCTGACAGCGACTATCCCTTTGTGCTGAATTCCGGCCGCTTGCAGCATCAATGGCATACGCTGACCAAGACCGGCAAGGTTCCCAAGCTTAATAAGCTGAACCCGGGTCCATTTGTGGAGATTCACCCGGAAGATGCTGAGGCGCTTGGAATTAAGGACCGCCAGCCGGTAGAGCTTCGTTCGCGGCGGGGCCAGGCGGTTCTTCCGGCCGTCCTTTCCGACCGCGTGCGCCCGGGCAACTGCTTCGCCCCCTTCCACTGGAATGATGTCTTTGGTGCCCAGTTAGCCGTCAATGACGTCACGAATGATGCCGTCGATCCCCTGTCCTTACAGCCTGAGCTGAAATTTTGTTCCGTGTCGCTGGTCAAGGCTGCGGGCCAGCTGTCCGGGGAGCCGCAAGCGCCGGATATGGGCGGGAATCAGCCCGTACCGCCAGCCGCCGCTGAGAACGCCCATCTGAAGGAGGCCGTAACCATGAAGCAGCTTGATGCGCTTGCAGGCTTGTTTGGCCTTGAAGCCCCTACGGCCATGACCCTGGATCGCCGGGAACAGGCTTATCTATCCGGTTTCATCACGAGCCTGCGCACCGAGGCTGGCCGGTCTGCCTCCGGCATTCCGGTTCTGCCGGCCACCGCACCGTTTGAGCCATCCACCCGCTACTTTGTGGACGGTCTGCTGGCGGGAATGTTCTCCCGCACTCCGCTTCCCGGAGCGGAACCGCATTCCCGGCAGGTAATGCCTTCGGGTCCAGCCTCTTCAGGGGCAGCCTCCGAAGAGGCTGAGGCAGCAGGCAAGCTTCCCGTAACCATCCTTTGGGCCTCACAGACCGGAAATGCCGAAGGTGCAGCCATTGACTGCGCGAAGAAATTACAGCAGGCCGGTTACGACATACGGCTGGTAAATATGAATCAATATTCTGTAAGCGATCTGGCGAAAACCCGGTTTGCGCTGTTCATCGCCAGCACCTTCGGAGCCGGAGATCCTCCGGACAACGGAGAAAGCTTTTACCAGGCACTTAGGGCAGAGAATGCTTCTCTGCTGAAGGATCTGCGGTACGCCGTGCTCGCTTTCGGGGATTCTAACTATGATCTTTTTTGCGGCTTCGGAAAAAATCTGGATACCCGGCTGGAGGAGCTTGGCGCGTCTCGGCTGCTGGACTGTGCCCATTGCGATACGGACTATCAGGAACAGGCGGATGCATGGACAAAGGATATCTCGGAACTGCTTCGCGGGTTCACAGGCCGCCCGGAGCCTTCTGGACTAGCCGCAGCAAGCGGCATCTCCTCCGCTTCCATTGCTGCCTCCGGCCCGGCTTCCCCGAACCCGGACCAACGCGGATATCACCGGAATCACCCGGTCCCGTCACGGCTCCTGTTCAAACAGCAGCTGAATAAGGCCGGATCTGAAAAAGAAACCCGCCACTACGCCTTCGACCTGAAGTCCGCAGGTGTGCAGTTCGAAGCAGGTGATGCGCTCGGGGTATGGCCCGTCAATTGTCCCGGCCTGGTTGATGATCTGCTGCACACCTTGGACATTGAGCCTTCTGCTCCGGTAATGGTTGCAGGCCAGGGAGAACTGCCGGTCAACGAAGCGCTGCACCGTCATTTTGAGATTGCCCGCATTGCTCCGGAGATGCTCCGGTTCATCCGGGACCGGACACAGAACAGGCAGCTCATCAAGCTCCTTCAAAGCGAAAACCAGACGGAGCTGAAGCAGTGGCTCTGGGGGCGCCAGCTCATTGATGTTCTGCAGGAATTTCCGGTTGCCCTCAGCGCTCAGGAGTTTCTGGAACAGCTCAAGCCCTTGCAGCCCCGCCTGTATTCCATTTCGTCCAGTCCGAAAGCCCATCCGGACGAGGTTCATATTACAGTGTCTACTGTACGCTATGGGAATAACGGTAACGTCCGCAAGGGAGTATGCTCCACGTTCCTCGCGGACCTCGCTACAGAAGATACAGAGATTCCAATTTTCATTCAAAAGAATGCCCATTTCCGGCCACCGGTTAACCCCGATGCCCCGATGATTATGGTTGGACCGGGCACAGGCATCGCCCCGTTCCGCGGCTTCCTGCAGGAGCGCAAAGCATCCGGTGCCAAGGGCAAAAACTGGCTGATCTTCGGCGAACAGCGGGAGGACAGTGATTTCTATTTCCGCGGGGAGCTTGAGGCGTTTCGGGAGGAAGGCTTCCTGCAGCGGCTGGATACGGCCTTTTCCCGGGATCAGGCGGAGAAAATCTATGTACAGCACCGTATCCTGGAGCATGGGGCAAAAATCTGGGCCTGGCTTCAGGAAGGCGCCCATTTCTATGTATGCGGAGACGCCCGGCAAATGGCCAAAGAAGTGGATGCCGCGCTGAAGACAGTGATCCGGCAGCATGGCGGCAGGACTGCGGATGAGGCCCATGATTATGTAAAAGAAATGTCATTAACCAAGCGGTACGTGCGGGATGTCTATTGA